A window of the Streptomyces sp. NBC_01351 genome harbors these coding sequences:
- a CDS encoding transglycosylase family protein, with protein MSSAARKKSVLAVTATALLAVAAPLVTGTPASAASVATWDKVASCESTNNWQAIDATGTHFGGLQFSQQTWSGFGGLAYASRADRATKEQQIRIAEKVLAVQGERAWPYCGPKYNLGADHADPYPAAPTYPNPASLASGTLVKSPNGAAVKVMIEGAGLPVAASDVGPDHYDLGKIVLIEDSAFRNLPVAPPAGTVVHDEAGGTSRYVVIDGAALKIGGADWTEGGYNVRRDMGVPTSWLQSAVQRTVTDGIVVMNQTGQDASRYVMVNGSALHISAAEWTANGYNQRALMGVPGEWLAGAAARQLPNGSVVKDASGADPSVFVMAGGKAVSLAYADFTGLGYDKRPLESVPGTWLASAKTKAAPADGTMLLSQDSNTVWEVVSGKKRAMKADEFGAGKRSFDDVVSVPAAFTAALPTV; from the coding sequence ATGAGCTCCGCCGCCCGCAAGAAGTCCGTACTCGCCGTCACCGCCACCGCCCTGCTGGCCGTCGCCGCTCCGCTCGTGACCGGCACCCCCGCCTCGGCCGCGTCCGTCGCCACCTGGGACAAGGTCGCCTCCTGCGAATCGACCAACAACTGGCAGGCGATCGACGCGACCGGCACCCACTTCGGCGGCCTCCAGTTCTCCCAGCAGACCTGGTCCGGCTTCGGCGGACTCGCCTACGCCTCCCGCGCCGACCGGGCCACCAAAGAGCAGCAGATCCGGATAGCCGAGAAGGTCCTCGCGGTACAGGGCGAGCGGGCCTGGCCGTACTGCGGCCCGAAGTACAACCTGGGCGCCGACCACGCCGACCCGTACCCGGCCGCCCCGACCTACCCGAACCCCGCCTCGCTGGCCTCCGGCACCCTCGTCAAGTCGCCGAACGGCGCCGCGGTGAAGGTGATGATCGAGGGAGCGGGCCTCCCCGTGGCGGCCTCCGACGTCGGCCCCGACCACTACGACCTCGGCAAGATCGTGCTGATCGAGGACTCGGCCTTCCGCAACCTGCCCGTCGCCCCGCCGGCCGGCACCGTGGTCCACGACGAGGCCGGCGGCACCAGCCGCTACGTGGTGATCGACGGCGCCGCCCTGAAGATCGGCGGCGCGGACTGGACGGAGGGCGGCTACAACGTCCGCCGCGACATGGGCGTCCCGACCTCCTGGCTGCAGAGCGCGGTGCAGCGCACCGTGACCGACGGCATCGTCGTGATGAACCAGACCGGGCAGGACGCGTCGCGCTACGTGATGGTCAACGGCTCGGCACTGCACATCTCGGCCGCCGAGTGGACGGCGAACGGCTACAACCAGCGGGCGCTGATGGGCGTCCCGGGCGAGTGGCTGGCCGGGGCCGCCGCACGGCAGCTGCCGAACGGCAGCGTCGTGAAGGACGCCTCGGGCGCGGACCCGAGCGTGTTCGTGATGGCCGGCGGCAAGGCCGTCTCGCTCGCCTACGCCGACTTCACCGGCCTCGGCTACGACAAGCGCCCCCTGGAGTCCGTCCCGGGCACCTGGCTCGCCTCGGCGAAGACCAAGGCGGCGCCGGCCGACGGCACGATGCTGCTCTCGCAGGACAGCAACACCGTCTGGGAGGTCGTGTCCGGCAAGAAGCGGGCCATGAAGGCCGACGAGTTCGGCGCCGGCAAGCGCAGCTTCGACGACGTGGTCTCCGTCCCGGCCGCCTTCACCGCCGCGCTGCCGACGGTCTGA
- a CDS encoding transporter: MSADAARVTAASAGSPSAPSAPPAASATSTASAAPVPLTRIFVRLKLSLLRNGLKGNSKRKAAWFGTLAFTLVVGFFLTLGLALLRGHAHAGTVVVLLAAILALCWAFMPLFFPTGDETLDPSRLVMLPLRPRPLVRALLASSLVGIGPLFTLCLAVGSVVAVAQGGAGIAAAVVAVPLLILGCVALARAVATANVRLLTSRKGRDLALLSGLLIAVGAQTANFASQRLFEAGGLSRLEPVEEVVRWLPPATAVGMVDSASEGSYGLAAAQLALTLAALAGLLWFWERSLTKLMVTPDGSTIAAAKPEKDRGTGGGIWSLLPGGRTGATVQRSLRYAVRDPKTKSAWVTALAIGLIVPVFNALQGTGSVYLACFGAGMLGMQMYNQFGQDTSAFWMVAQTISTRRDAYVELRARAGALALVTVPYTILVTVVTAALVGDWTGFPAALGLALALLGSMLCTGALASAHFPYSIPTDGAFKNVAPGQGGLAWGGIFAGMLGSALVCAPVIATTIWFSVTDQQSVGWLLLPAGAAWGALAAWVGLRLAAPTVVRKLPEILLAVSKG; encoded by the coding sequence ATGAGCGCCGACGCCGCACGCGTCACTGCTGCCTCTGCCGGCTCTCCTTCCGCTCCTTCCGCTCCTCCCGCGGCTTCGGCCACTTCGACCGCTTCCGCCGCTCCGGTTCCGCTGACCCGGATCTTCGTCCGGCTCAAGCTGTCGCTGCTGCGCAACGGGCTGAAGGGCAACTCGAAGCGCAAGGCCGCCTGGTTCGGCACCCTGGCCTTCACCCTCGTCGTCGGCTTCTTCCTCACGCTCGGCCTCGCCCTGCTGCGCGGCCACGCCCACGCGGGCACCGTCGTCGTCCTGCTCGCCGCGATCCTCGCGCTCTGCTGGGCCTTCATGCCGCTGTTCTTCCCGACCGGCGACGAGACCCTCGACCCGAGCCGGCTGGTCATGCTGCCGCTGCGCCCGCGTCCCCTCGTACGGGCCCTGCTCGCCTCCTCGCTCGTCGGCATCGGGCCGCTGTTCACGCTGTGCCTGGCCGTCGGCTCGGTGGTGGCGGTCGCGCAGGGCGGCGCGGGCATCGCCGCCGCGGTGGTGGCGGTCCCCCTCCTGATCCTCGGCTGCGTGGCCCTGGCCCGCGCGGTGGCCACGGCGAACGTACGGCTGCTGACCAGCCGCAAGGGGCGTGATCTCGCGCTGCTGAGCGGGCTGCTGATCGCGGTGGGTGCGCAGACGGCGAACTTCGCCAGTCAGCGGCTGTTCGAGGCGGGCGGTCTCAGCCGGCTGGAGCCGGTCGAGGAGGTCGTGCGGTGGCTGCCTCCCGCGACGGCCGTCGGCATGGTGGACTCCGCGAGCGAGGGCTCCTACGGCCTCGCGGCGGCCCAACTGGCCCTGACGCTGGCGGCGCTGGCCGGGCTGCTCTGGTTCTGGGAGCGCAGCCTGACCAAGCTGATGGTCACCCCGGACGGCTCGACCATCGCGGCCGCCAAGCCGGAGAAGGACCGCGGCACGGGCGGCGGCATCTGGTCGCTCCTGCCGGGCGGGCGCACCGGCGCGACCGTGCAGCGCAGCCTGCGCTACGCCGTGCGCGACCCGAAGACGAAGTCCGCCTGGGTGACCGCGCTGGCGATCGGCCTGATCGTCCCGGTCTTCAACGCCCTCCAGGGCACCGGCTCCGTCTACCTCGCCTGCTTCGGCGCGGGCATGCTGGGCATGCAGATGTACAACCAGTTCGGGCAGGACACCTCCGCCTTCTGGATGGTCGCGCAGACCATCTCGACCCGGCGTGACGCGTACGTGGAACTGCGCGCCCGGGCCGGCGCGCTGGCCCTGGTCACCGTCCCGTACACGATCCTCGTCACGGTGGTCACGGCCGCCCTGGTCGGCGACTGGACCGGCTTCCCGGCCGCCCTGGGGCTGGCGCTGGCCCTGCTGGGCTCGATGCTGTGCACCGGCGCGCTGGCCTCGGCGCACTTCCCGTACTCGATCCCGACGGACGGCGCCTTCAAGAACGTCGCGCCGGGGCAAGGGGGGCTCGCCTGGGGCGGGATCTTCGCCGGGATGCTCGGCTCGGCGCTGGTCTGCGCCCCGGTGATCGCCACGACGATCTGGTTCAGCGTGACGGACCAGCAGTCCGTCGGCTGGCTCCTGCTCCCGGCGGGAGCGGCCTGGGGCGCCCTGGCCGCCTGGGTGGGCCTGCGGCTGGCGGCGCCGACGGTGGTGCGGAAGCTGCCGGAGATCCTGCTGGCGGTCAGCAAGGGCTGA
- a CDS encoding ABC transporter ATP-binding protein, whose product MPDQADATGGTYGTDGARSAPSAVRVEGLWKRFGDQVAVSGVDLELPAGKFIGLVGPNGAGKTTTLSMVTGLLRPDMGRVFVAGRDVWADPVEVKSRIGVLPEGLRLFERLSGRELLGYMGRLRGLPGEETDKRATQLLEVLDLAGSQHKLVVDYSTGMRKKIGLAAALLHNPEVLFLDEPFEGVDPVSAQTIRGVLERYTASGATVVFSSHVMELVESLCDWVAVMAAGRIRAAGPLADVRGSAPSLQAAFLELVGAHGRDAAGDSLEWLGGGSGAGAR is encoded by the coding sequence ATGCCGGACCAGGCAGATGCGACGGGCGGGACGTACGGGACGGATGGCGCGCGATCCGCGCCGTCCGCCGTGCGGGTGGAAGGTCTGTGGAAGCGGTTCGGGGACCAGGTCGCCGTCTCCGGCGTCGACTTGGAGCTGCCCGCGGGCAAGTTCATCGGTCTCGTCGGCCCCAATGGCGCCGGCAAGACGACGACGCTGTCGATGGTGACGGGGCTGCTGCGCCCGGACATGGGGCGGGTCTTCGTCGCCGGCCGCGACGTGTGGGCGGACCCGGTCGAGGTGAAGTCGCGGATCGGCGTCCTGCCGGAGGGGCTGCGGCTCTTCGAGCGGCTGTCGGGGCGCGAACTGCTCGGTTACATGGGCCGCTTGCGCGGGCTGCCGGGCGAGGAGACCGACAAGCGGGCGACGCAGCTGCTGGAGGTGCTCGACCTCGCCGGTTCGCAGCACAAGCTGGTCGTGGACTACTCGACGGGCATGCGGAAGAAGATCGGGCTGGCGGCCGCGCTGCTGCACAACCCCGAAGTGCTCTTCCTGGACGAACCGTTCGAGGGTGTCGACCCGGTGTCCGCGCAGACCATCCGCGGGGTGCTGGAACGTTACACCGCCTCCGGCGCCACCGTCGTCTTCTCCTCCCACGTGATGGAGCTCGTCGAGTCGCTGTGCGACTGGGTGGCGGTGATGGCCGCCGGACGCATCCGCGCCGCGGGCCCGCTGGCCGACGTACGGGGCTCCGCGCCCTCCCTCCAGGCCGCCTTCCTCGAACTGGTCGGCGCGCACGGGCGCGACGCGGCCGGGGACTCGCTGGAGTGGCTCGGCGGCGGCTCCGGGGCGGGCGCGCGATGA
- a CDS encoding bifunctional DNA primase/polymerase yields the protein MGVEETIGVTETAPIPKQRGEQLLDHAVRYAEERHWDVFAGTWLEPGDGRELCSCGAADCPAPGAHPTVKDWAAQATGSAVQVRRIWAKHPEASILMPTGRTFDALDVPESAGFLALARLERMQRTIGPVTLTPDHRMLFFVLPGAGAKVADLVRKSGWSPSGLDLVARGEGEYVAAPPTRFGGRGSVQWARRPTPANRWLPDTEELIDALAYACGSEAAAERKRRQG from the coding sequence ATGGGCGTGGAAGAGACCATCGGAGTCACGGAGACCGCACCCATCCCCAAGCAGCGCGGCGAGCAGCTGCTGGACCATGCCGTGCGGTACGCGGAAGAACGGCACTGGGATGTGTTCGCCGGCACCTGGCTGGAGCCCGGGGACGGCCGGGAGCTCTGCTCCTGCGGGGCGGCGGACTGCCCGGCTCCCGGCGCGCACCCGACGGTGAAGGACTGGGCGGCGCAGGCCACGGGGAGCGCCGTGCAGGTCCGGCGGATCTGGGCGAAGCACCCGGAGGCCTCGATCCTGATGCCGACGGGCCGCACCTTCGACGCGCTGGACGTGCCGGAATCGGCCGGGTTCCTGGCGCTGGCGCGGCTGGAGCGGATGCAGCGCACCATCGGGCCGGTCACCCTGACCCCCGACCACCGGATGCTGTTCTTCGTACTGCCGGGAGCCGGGGCGAAGGTCGCCGACCTGGTGCGCAAGTCGGGCTGGTCGCCGTCCGGGCTGGACCTGGTGGCACGGGGCGAGGGCGAGTACGTGGCCGCGCCGCCCACCCGCTTCGGCGGCCGGGGCTCGGTCCAGTGGGCGCGGCGGCCCACGCCGGCGAACCGGTGGCTGCCGGACACGGAGGAGCTGATCGACGCGCTGGCGTACGCCTGCGGCAGCGAGGCGGCGGCGGAACGCAAGCGCCGCCAGGGGTGA
- a CDS encoding transcriptional regulator, with amino-acid sequence MAARPLVARQPNERLQALIQEAGCSNAGLARRVNMCGAEHGLDLRYDKTSVARWLRGQQPRGRAPGIIAEALGRKLGRTVTIDEIGMANGKNLASGVGLQFSPTVIGAIEQVCELWRSDVGRRDFLAGSSVASSALVEPSRDWLITGADTQVARSGGSRVGMSDVEAVRATTEALKELDHRFGSGHVRPVVVHYLNSVVSGLIGGSYREPVGRALFAAVARLTELAGYMAVDTGQPGLAQRYYIQALRLAQAAGDRAYGGYVLAASMSHLAAELGNPREIAQLARAAQEGTRGQVTPRVEAMFYAAEARGHALLGDSRATAVLSSRAVTALERAEPESGDDPVWIGHFDQAYLADELAHCHRDLGQGDAAAKRAEEALRGLPAAKARRRAIGLLLLASARVQQREVEAACQTAAQAADLLAGLRSNRGAEYLEDFRVRLEPYREEAAVREFTARLDSSARVA; translated from the coding sequence ATGGCAGCCAGGCCTCTCGTCGCCCGCCAGCCGAACGAACGGCTGCAGGCGCTCATCCAGGAAGCCGGGTGCTCCAACGCCGGGCTCGCCCGGCGCGTCAACATGTGCGGGGCCGAGCACGGCCTCGACCTCCGCTACGACAAGACCTCCGTGGCCCGCTGGCTGCGCGGCCAGCAGCCGCGCGGCCGGGCCCCCGGGATCATCGCGGAGGCGCTCGGGCGCAAACTCGGCCGCACCGTCACCATCGACGAGATCGGCATGGCCAACGGCAAGAACCTCGCCTCGGGCGTCGGCCTGCAGTTCTCCCCGACCGTCATCGGCGCCATCGAGCAGGTCTGCGAGCTGTGGCGCAGCGACGTCGGCCGCCGCGATTTCCTCGCCGGATCGAGCGTGGCCTCGTCCGCGCTGGTCGAGCCGAGCCGCGACTGGCTGATCACCGGCGCCGATACGCAAGTGGCCCGCAGCGGCGGCTCGCGCGTCGGGATGTCCGACGTCGAGGCCGTGCGCGCGACCACCGAGGCCCTCAAGGAACTCGACCACCGCTTCGGCAGCGGGCACGTGCGGCCGGTGGTGGTGCACTACCTCAACTCCGTGGTGTCCGGGCTGATCGGCGGGTCCTACCGGGAGCCGGTGGGGCGGGCCCTGTTCGCGGCGGTGGCCCGGCTGACCGAGCTCGCCGGCTACATGGCGGTGGACACGGGCCAGCCGGGGCTCGCGCAGCGCTACTACATCCAGGCGCTACGGCTCGCCCAGGCGGCCGGAGACCGCGCGTACGGGGGCTACGTGCTCGCGGCGTCCATGAGCCACCTCGCCGCCGAGCTGGGCAACCCGAGGGAGATCGCGCAGCTGGCGCGGGCCGCCCAGGAGGGCACGCGGGGGCAGGTCACCCCGCGGGTGGAGGCCATGTTCTACGCCGCCGAGGCGCGCGGGCACGCGCTGCTGGGGGACTCGCGTGCGACGGCGGTGCTGTCCTCGCGGGCGGTGACGGCGCTGGAGCGGGCCGAGCCGGAGTCGGGCGACGACCCGGTGTGGATCGGCCACTTCGACCAGGCCTACCTCGCGGACGAGCTGGCGCACTGCCACCGGGACCTGGGCCAGGGGGACGCGGCGGCCAAGCGGGCCGAGGAGGCGCTGCGGGGCCTGCCGGCGGCGAAGGCGCGGAGGCGGGCGATCGGGTTGCTGCTGCTGGCGTCGGCGCGGGTGCAGCAGCGGGAGGTGGAGGCCGCCTGCCAGACGGCCGCCCAGGCGGCGGACCTGCTGGCGGGGCTCCGCTCGAACCGGGGCGCGGAGTACCTGGAGGACTTCCGGGTGCGGCTGGAGCCGTACCGGGAGGAGGCCGCGGTACGGGAATTCACGGCGCGGCTGGACTCGTCGGCGCGGGTTGCCTAG
- a CDS encoding NUDIX hydrolase family protein, producing the protein MTETASGWLSSDELETARARMPILYVEAVPVRVDDSGEVTDIGLLLRMGPDGTVSRTLVSGRVLHHERVRDALLRNLEKDLGPVALPRVPASLQPFTVAEYFPTAGVTQYHDPRQHAVSLAYIVPVAGDCRPRQDALNLVWFSPQEAASAALQGEMPGGHGVLLKQALAHVGHVY; encoded by the coding sequence ATGACCGAAACGGCGTCCGGTTGGCTGAGCTCGGACGAGCTGGAAACGGCCCGGGCCCGGATGCCGATCCTGTACGTCGAGGCCGTACCCGTACGCGTGGATGACAGCGGCGAAGTCACCGACATCGGGCTGCTGCTGCGCATGGGGCCGGACGGAACGGTCAGCCGGACCCTGGTGTCCGGCCGCGTCCTGCACCACGAGCGGGTGCGCGACGCGCTGCTGCGCAACCTGGAGAAGGACCTCGGCCCGGTGGCCCTGCCCCGCGTGCCCGCTTCCCTCCAGCCCTTCACCGTCGCCGAGTACTTCCCCACGGCGGGGGTCACCCAGTACCACGACCCGCGCCAGCACGCGGTGTCGCTGGCCTACATCGTGCCGGTGGCCGGTGACTGCCGGCCCCGGCAGGACGCGCTGAACCTGGTCTGGTTCAGCCCGCAGGAGGCCGCCTCCGCGGCCTTGCAGGGCGAGATGCCGGGCGGGCACGGGGTGCTGCTCAAGCAGGCGCTCGCACATGTGGGGCACGTGTACTGA
- a CDS encoding Kelch repeat-containing protein, with amino-acid sequence MVAVLACVLPATATTGTVWTTLAPLPAARDFLGAATAPCPPGQTGTCVYAMGGRDALGNATTPGTVSGRAESYNRLTNAWSTVRQMPTPRWGFGTASAPCPPGQTGTCVYTIGGFTAFVLTGPDTPVATVESYNPVTNAWSTVTALPAPRGSLAAAAAPCPPGQTGTCVYAVGGIDGTGTALGQVHSYNPATNAWSQPTALPTPRHGLAAATATCPPGQTGTCVYAMGGADGTSSVQSSVRSYNPATNAWSPVEPLPTGRYLLAAASAPCPPGQTGTCVYTVGGRGGPGFNALGTVESYNAASNAWTTLPALPTARSHLAAAVMQCPPGQGAMCVYATGGSSSPTGLQSAVDALDPPLDGPAGDAAGP; translated from the coding sequence GTGGTGGCCGTACTGGCCTGCGTACTGCCGGCGACGGCCACCACCGGAACGGTGTGGACGACCCTGGCTCCGCTGCCCGCGGCCCGGGACTTCCTGGGGGCGGCGACCGCTCCCTGTCCACCGGGCCAGACCGGCACCTGCGTCTACGCCATGGGCGGCCGTGACGCCCTCGGCAACGCCACGACCCCCGGCACGGTCTCGGGCAGGGCGGAGTCGTACAACCGGCTCACCAATGCCTGGTCGACCGTCCGCCAGATGCCCACACCCCGGTGGGGCTTCGGGACGGCGAGCGCGCCCTGCCCGCCGGGCCAGACCGGCACCTGCGTGTACACCATCGGCGGGTTCACGGCCTTCGTCCTCACGGGTCCGGACACGCCCGTCGCCACGGTGGAGTCGTACAACCCCGTCACCAACGCCTGGAGCACGGTCACCGCGCTCCCCGCGCCGCGGGGATCGCTCGCGGCGGCAGCCGCGCCCTGCCCGCCCGGCCAGACCGGCACCTGCGTGTACGCCGTGGGCGGCATCGACGGCACCGGCACCGCGCTGGGCCAGGTCCACTCGTACAACCCCGCCACCAACGCCTGGAGCCAGCCGACTGCGCTGCCCACTCCCCGGCACGGCCTCGCGGCAGCGACCGCGACGTGCCCGCCGGGCCAGACCGGCACCTGCGTGTACGCCATGGGCGGCGCCGACGGCACCAGCTCCGTCCAGTCGAGCGTCCGCTCCTACAACCCGGCCACCAACGCGTGGAGCCCGGTGGAACCGCTGCCCACCGGCCGGTACCTGCTCGCGGCGGCGTCCGCGCCGTGCCCGCCGGGCCAGACCGGCACCTGCGTGTACACGGTCGGGGGTCGTGGCGGCCCCGGCTTCAACGCCCTGGGCACCGTGGAGTCGTACAACGCCGCCTCCAACGCCTGGACGACGCTGCCCGCGCTTCCGACGGCGCGGTCGCACCTGGCGGCCGCGGTCATGCAGTGTCCGCCCGGCCAGGGCGCCATGTGCGTCTACGCCACGGGCGGCAGCAGCTCGCCCACCGGCCTCCAGAGCGCGGTCGACGCCCTCGACCCGCCCCTTGACGGCCCCGCCGGGGATGCCGCGGGCCCGTGA
- a CDS encoding ABC transporter substrate-binding protein translates to MTISRRAVSLSRTFVATAMGACLVAGCGALPGDSGGPGDTITVMTFAPEETKATNMPGMTGMAKAYERWVNSKGGINGRKLRVLTCNEQNTANGAADCARKAIKEKVVAVVGSYSQHGRAFMAPLEVEGIPFIGGYGVSSEEFQSTFSYPVNGGQPVLIAGAGHQLGRACEKVALVRPDTLVGDTLPVLLNAGLRANQMSDASDIRAAEDSADFTPQAREALSHTLGGGGAKDKNNGCVTAVLGERTETFFDAFRRTEPQRKKPQIASVLGSVSQSLVDRTGGKESPFEGAYITSWYPVATDPLWEPMRKVISDFAFGDDTVDADDSGVQTTWIAYTVLNEVIKGFKKDDAISSRKVARALNQAQAVKTGGLTPDLSWRYQDMRAVTGFPRIVNGQVTFQIVQTGRLVAQPGMQSLDMTSTLEQTPRGA, encoded by the coding sequence ATGACCATCTCGCGACGCGCCGTTTCCCTCTCCCGCACCTTCGTGGCCACGGCGATGGGTGCGTGTCTCGTCGCCGGGTGCGGAGCGCTCCCAGGAGACTCGGGGGGCCCCGGGGACACGATCACCGTCATGACCTTCGCCCCGGAGGAGACCAAGGCGACCAACATGCCGGGAATGACCGGCATGGCCAAGGCCTACGAGCGCTGGGTCAACTCCAAGGGCGGCATCAACGGCCGCAAGCTCCGCGTGCTGACCTGCAACGAGCAGAACACGGCCAACGGCGCCGCCGACTGCGCCCGCAAGGCGATCAAGGAGAAGGTCGTCGCCGTCGTCGGCTCCTACAGCCAGCACGGACGCGCCTTCATGGCCCCGCTGGAGGTGGAGGGCATCCCCTTCATCGGCGGGTACGGAGTCTCCTCCGAGGAGTTCCAGTCCACCTTCTCCTACCCCGTCAACGGCGGCCAGCCCGTCCTCATCGCCGGCGCCGGCCACCAGCTGGGCCGCGCCTGCGAGAAGGTCGCCCTCGTCCGCCCCGACACCCTCGTCGGCGACACCCTCCCGGTGCTGCTCAACGCCGGGCTGCGGGCCAACCAGATGTCCGACGCCTCCGACATCCGGGCCGCGGAGGACTCCGCCGACTTCACCCCGCAGGCCCGCGAGGCCCTCTCCCACACCCTCGGAGGCGGCGGGGCCAAGGACAAGAACAACGGCTGCGTGACCGCGGTCCTCGGCGAGCGCACCGAGACCTTCTTCGACGCCTTCCGCCGCACGGAGCCCCAGCGCAAGAAGCCGCAGATCGCCTCGGTCCTGGGCAGCGTCAGCCAGTCCCTGGTCGACCGCACCGGCGGCAAGGAGAGCCCCTTCGAGGGCGCGTACATCACCAGCTGGTACCCGGTGGCCACCGATCCCCTCTGGGAGCCGATGCGGAAGGTGATCTCCGACTTCGCCTTCGGCGACGACACCGTCGACGCCGACGACAGCGGGGTGCAGACCACCTGGATCGCGTACACCGTGCTCAACGAGGTCATCAAGGGCTTCAAGAAGGACGACGCCATCAGCTCCCGCAAGGTCGCCCGAGCACTGAACCAGGCGCAGGCGGTCAAGACCGGCGGCCTCACCCCGGACCTCAGCTGGCGCTACCAGGACATGCGCGCCGTCACCGGCTTCCCCCGGATCGTCAACGGCCAGGTCACCTTCCAGATCGTGCAGACCGGCCGCCTCGTGGCGCAGCCGGGCATGCAGTCCCTGGACATGACCTCGACCCTGGAACAGACCCCCCGCGGGGCCTAG
- a CDS encoding SCO4402 family protein has protein sequence MGGMPLNDMPWWRWRCNVRSALHMLSDPAFHEDTWLAGGEGYGDVTDAVYRLVEDTWLDSWSAEKYVGTIFRDSQEAALVDLAVLRVLRIMHQVGPDAPVSAYLEHHAWPEAVRAAREAHVRLATADGDDPDVRPTSIETLKILTRAV, from the coding sequence ATGGGCGGCATGCCCCTCAACGACATGCCCTGGTGGCGCTGGCGCTGCAACGTGCGCTCGGCGCTGCACATGCTTTCCGATCCGGCCTTCCACGAGGACACCTGGCTGGCCGGCGGCGAAGGGTACGGGGACGTCACCGACGCCGTGTACCGGCTCGTCGAGGACACCTGGCTCGACAGCTGGTCCGCCGAGAAGTACGTCGGCACGATCTTCCGCGACTCGCAGGAGGCGGCCCTCGTCGACCTCGCCGTGCTGCGCGTGCTCCGGATCATGCACCAGGTCGGCCCCGACGCCCCCGTCTCCGCCTACCTGGAACACCACGCCTGGCCCGAGGCCGTGCGCGCGGCGCGCGAGGCCCACGTACGACTGGCCACGGCGGACGGGGACGACCCGGACGTGCGGCCGACGTCCATCGAGACACTGAAGATCCTCACCCGCGCCGTGTGA
- the purU gene encoding formyltetrahydrofolate deformylase, producing the protein MSDSHTDTQAQPSPLPLPQYVLTVSCPDKQGIVHAVSSYLFMTGCNIVDSQQFGDRETGLFFMRVHFEAEPAVTVDKLRASFAAIGDSFKMDWEIHRADERMRIILMVSKFGHCLNDLLFRTSIGALPIEIAAVVSNHTDFAELVGSYDVPFVHIPVTKDTKAAAEAELLELVRSENVQLVVLARYMQVLSDTLCKELSGRIINIHHSFLPSFKGAKPYHQAHARGVKLIGATAHYVTADLDEGPIIEQEVERVGHEVTPDQLVAVGRDVECQALARAVKWHSEHRVLLNGSRTVVFA; encoded by the coding sequence ATGAGCGACTCGCACACCGACACCCAGGCCCAGCCCTCGCCGCTGCCCCTGCCCCAGTACGTTCTGACCGTGTCCTGTCCCGACAAGCAGGGCATCGTGCACGCCGTGTCGAGCTACCTGTTCATGACCGGCTGCAACATCGTGGACAGCCAGCAGTTCGGAGACCGGGAGACCGGGCTCTTCTTCATGCGGGTGCACTTCGAGGCCGAGCCCGCGGTGACGGTCGACAAGCTGCGCGCGAGCTTCGCCGCGATCGGCGACTCGTTCAAGATGGACTGGGAGATCCACCGCGCCGACGAGCGCATGCGGATCATCCTGATGGTGTCGAAGTTCGGCCACTGCCTGAACGACCTGCTGTTCCGCACGTCGATCGGGGCCCTGCCGATCGAGATCGCGGCCGTGGTCTCCAACCACACCGACTTCGCCGAGCTGGTGGGCTCGTACGACGTGCCGTTCGTGCACATCCCGGTGACGAAGGACACGAAGGCGGCGGCGGAGGCGGAGCTGCTGGAACTCGTGCGCTCCGAGAACGTCCAGCTGGTGGTGCTGGCGCGGTACATGCAGGTGCTGTCCGACACCCTGTGCAAGGAGCTGAGCGGGCGGATCATCAACATCCACCACTCGTTCCTGCCGAGCTTCAAGGGCGCGAAGCCGTACCACCAGGCGCACGCCCGGGGCGTGAAGCTGATCGGCGCGACCGCGCACTACGTGACGGCCGACCTCGACGAGGGGCCGATCATCGAGCAGGAGGTCGAGCGGGTGGGCCACGAGGTGACCCCGGACCAGCTGGTCGCGGTCGGCCGCGACGTGGAATGCCAGGCGCTGGCCCGCGCGGTGAAGTGGCACAGCGAACACCGAGTCCTGCTGAACGGCTCCCGCACGGTGGTCTTCGCGTAG
- a CDS encoding EF-hand domain-containing protein: protein MDSAEYERKIAARFTTFDQDGSGYIDREDFSAAAKAVLAEFGTTARSDKGQAVFAGAEAFWQGMAGIADVDGDQRVSREEFITGAAKRLRDSPQRFAEIARPFLRAVIAVADADDAGATTTAAARVLRVLGTAPELATQVATALDGDGDGRITEDEILVAFAGYCGVEAPDA from the coding sequence ATGGACAGCGCAGAATACGAGCGCAAGATCGCCGCCCGATTCACCACCTTCGACCAGGACGGGTCCGGCTATATCGACCGGGAGGACTTCAGCGCTGCCGCGAAGGCCGTCCTGGCCGAATTCGGCACCACCGCCCGGTCCGACAAGGGCCAGGCCGTCTTCGCGGGCGCCGAGGCGTTCTGGCAGGGGATGGCCGGCATCGCGGACGTCGACGGGGACCAGCGGGTGTCCCGCGAGGAGTTCATCACCGGGGCGGCGAAGCGGCTGCGGGACAGCCCGCAGCGGTTCGCGGAGATCGCGCGGCCGTTCCTGCGGGCGGTGATCGCGGTGGCGGACGCGGACGACGCGGGTGCGACCACGACGGCGGCGGCGCGGGTGCTTCGCGTGCTCGGCACGGCGCCGGAGCTGGCCACGCAGGTGGCGACCGCGCTGGACGGGGACGGCGACGGGCGCATCACGGAGGACGAGATCCTGGTGGCCTTCGCGGGCTACTGCGGGGTGGAGGCCCCTGACGCCTGA